A window of the Brassica napus cultivar Da-Ae chromosome A2, Da-Ae, whole genome shotgun sequence genome harbors these coding sequences:
- the LOC106394758 gene encoding cyclin-D1-1-like isoform X1, with translation MSSRRLSDCCKDMDLLCGEDSSDVFSGESTADISSEEIDSWPEESIASCLEDEGHFVPGLDYLSRFHSQSLDASAREDSVSWILKVQAYYKFQPLTAYLAVNYMDRFLYARRLPETSGWPMQLLAVACLSLAAKMEEVLVPHLFDFQVEGVKYIFEAKTIQRMELLVLSVLDWRLRSVTPFSFLSFFAYKIDPQGTSLGLFLTHATKIILSNTKEASFLEYRPSSIAAAAILCVANELPSLSSALNPHESPETWCDGLSKEKIVKCYRLMKAMAIENNRRNSPKVIAKLRVSVRAASTLMMPSEEPSFSSSASLSSPCKRRKLSDYSWVGDDNSSSE, from the exons ATGAGTAGCCGCCGTCTCAGCGACTGCTGCAAGGATATGGACTTGTTATGCGGAGAGGATTCGTCCGACGTGTTTTCCGGCGAATCAACGGCTGATATCTCGTCGGAGGAGATTGATTCTTGGCCTGAGGAGTCAATAGCAAGCTGTTTAGAGGACGAGGGACACTTTGTTCCAGGACTTGACTATCTCTCTAGGTTCCACTCTCAATCTCTGGACGCTTCCGCTCGAGAAGACTCTGTCTCATGGATACTAAAG GTACAAGCGTATTACAAGTTTCAGCCTTTAACGGCGTACCTCGCCGTTAACTACATGGATCGGTTTCTCTACGCTCGCCGGTTACCG GAAACGAGTGGTTGGCCAATGCAGCTTTTAGCAGTGGCATGCTTGTCTTTAGCTGCCAAGATGGAGGAAGTTCTCGTTCCTCATCTTTTTGATTTCCAG GTTGAAGGAGTGAAGTATATATTTGAGGCAAAGACGATACAAAGAATGGAACTTCTTGTTCTGAGTGTGTTAGATTGGAGACTAAGATCCGTTACACCCTTCAGCTTCCTCAGCTTCTTTGCTTACAAGATTGATCCTCAGGGAACCTCTCTCGGGCTCTTTCTCACGCATGCAACAAAGATTATACTCTCCAACACTAAAG AAGCGAGCTTTCTTGAGTACAGGCCATCGAGCATAGCTGCAGCTGCGATTCTATGTGTAGCCAACGAGCTACCTTCTTTATCCTCTGCTCTAAATCCCCACGAGAGCCCTGAGACTTGGTGTGACGGATTAAGCAAA gaGAAGATTGTGAAATGCTACAGGCTAATGAAAGCCATGGCGATAGAGAATAACAGGAGAAATTCACCAAAAGTGATAGCAAAGCTCAGAGTGAGCGTAAGAGCAGCATCCACATTGATGATGCCAAGTGAAGAACCCTCTTTCTCATCATCAGCATCCTTATCTTCTCCATGTAAAAGAAGGAAACTAAGTGATTACTCGTGGGTAGGTGATGACAACTCCAGCTCAGAATAA
- the LOC106394803 gene encoding serine/arginine repetitive matrix protein 1 isoform X1: MSEGSRRSRVTITLGRSGQVVSRDGSDLEDELPRVGTKRSVKERLGNLLDSDAVTKRQRGEASFSGNDLQISKNDLRFKLLQRNAKRRTQSDGGSSTMDLRQKLLSKSEQPPPPRSLDSRPRMAEPRDGPLPPPSGTVRGPSHMLSSGSNYSPRTRDDIPRRSPERLVGSSRGRSPPRNTGSISGTPRALSPPRNTRSFSGGSRAALSPPRNAGRTVGHPRDLSVSPPRNAGRMIGNRRDLSVSPLGHPTPRDLSSPRHAGRMIGHPRDLSPPRTAGRMIGHPRDLSASPPRNAGRMIARPRDLSPPRDAGRMIARPRDLSPPRHAGRISGHPRDLSPPGHAGRISGHPRDLSPARITNSFSSGYRTMSPTRNVGSSYMSSSRGFSPPRNPGSYMGSSMGSPPSRNVDDFNGRSRMLDDVRASPYGFRGVLNSQAPTSGPTFARPMLPPPVPNPHLLPPLSQLPPFGSIMQNSPFPVEEPLTVDSFLDSLGLGRYSLAFKREEVDMNTIKQMKESDLKDLIIPMGPRKRILQAIACLPR, encoded by the exons ATGTCAGAAGGTTCTCGTCGGAGCAGGGTCACTATCACTCTAGGCCGTAGCGGCCAG GTGGTAAGTCGAGATGGAAGTGATTTAGAAGATGAGTTGCCCAGAGTTGGGACCAAGCGTTCTGTCAAAGAGAGATTAGGGAACCTGTTGGATAGTGATGCCGTCACTAAAAg GCAAAGAGGGGAAGCTAGTTTCAGCGGAAATG ATTTGCAGATAAGTAAAAATGATCTCCGGTTCAAACTGTTGCAAAGAAATGCCAAGAGACGAACTCAGAGCGATGGAGGCAGCAGCACTATGGATCTTCGTCAAAAGCTTCTCTCCAAGAGtgagcagcctcctcctcctcgtaGCCTTGATAGCCGTCCTCGCATGGCTGAGCCAAGGGATGGCCCGTTACCTCCTCCTTCAGGAACTGTCCGTGGTCCCTCGCACATGCTTTCATCAGGCAGTAACTATTCTCCTCGGACTCGGGATGATATACCAAGGAGATCTCCAGAGAGGCTTGTGGGTAGTTCCAGGGGCCGATCGCCTCCAAGGAACACTGGAAGTATCAGTGGCACTCCAAGGGCGCTATCACCGCCAAGGAACACCAGAAGCTTCAGTGGTGGTTCTAGGGCTGCTCTATCGCCGCCAAGAAACGCTGGAAGAACAGTTGGCCATCCAAGGGATCTATCAGTATCACCACCTAGAAATGCTGGAAGAATGATTGGCAATCGAAGGGATCTATCAGTATCACCTCTTGGCCATCCAACTCCAAGGGACCTATCATCTCCAAGACATGCTGGAAGAATGATTGGCCATCCAAGGGATCTATCACCGCCAAGAACTGCTGGAAGAATGATTGGCCATCCAAGGGATCTATCAGCATCACCGCCTAGAAATGCTGGAAGAATGATTGCTCGTCCAAGGGATCTATCACCGCCAAGAGATGCTGGAAGAATGATCGCTCGTCCAAGAGATCTATCACCGCCAAGACATGCTGGAAGAATAAGTGGCCATCCAAGGGATCTATCACCACCAGGACATGCTGGAAGAATAAGTGGCCATCCAAGGGATCTATCACCGGCAAGGATCACAAATAGCTTCAGTAGTGGCTATAGGACTATGTCCCCAACTAGAAATGTGGGAAGCAGCTACATGAGCTCTTCTCGGGGGTTTTCCCCTCCTAGGAATCCTGGAAGCTACATGGGTTCTTCAATGGGTTCGCCTCCATCAAGGAACGTAGATGATTTTAATGGACGAAGCAGGATGCTTGATGATGTGAGAGCCTCACCGTATGGATTCAGAGGTGTCCTAAATAGTCAAGCACCAACAAGCGGCCCTACTTTCGCCAGGCCAATGTTACCTCCTCCGGTCCCAAACCCTCATCTGTTACCTCCTTTGAGTCAGCTTCCTCCATTTGGAAGTATTATGCAGAACAGTCCCTTCCCT GTGGAAGAGCCTCTAACAGTAGACAGTTTTCTAGATTCACTTGGACTTGGAAGATACTCCCTTGCCTTTAAGAGAGAGGAA GTGGATATGAACACAATAAAGCAGATGAAAGAAAGTGATCTAAAAGATCTCATCATACCAATG GGGCCAAGGAAGAGGATTCTTCAAGCGATAGCGTGTCTTCCAAGATAA
- the LOC106394803 gene encoding zinc finger CCCH domain-containing protein 18 isoform X2 produces the protein MDLRQKLLSKSEQPPPPRSLDSRPRMAEPRDGPLPPPSGTVRGPSHMLSSGSNYSPRTRDDIPRRSPERLVGSSRGRSPPRNTGSISGTPRALSPPRNTRSFSGGSRAALSPPRNAGRTVGHPRDLSVSPPRNAGRMIGNRRDLSVSPLGHPTPRDLSSPRHAGRMIGHPRDLSPPRTAGRMIGHPRDLSASPPRNAGRMIARPRDLSPPRDAGRMIARPRDLSPPRHAGRISGHPRDLSPPGHAGRISGHPRDLSPARITNSFSSGYRTMSPTRNVGSSYMSSSRGFSPPRNPGSYMGSSMGSPPSRNVDDFNGRSRMLDDVRASPYGFRGVLNSQAPTSGPTFARPMLPPPVPNPHLLPPLSQLPPFGSIMQNSPFPVEEPLTVDSFLDSLGLGRYSLAFKREEVDMNTIKQMKESDLKDLIIPMGPRKRILQAIACLPR, from the exons ATGGATCTTCGTCAAAAGCTTCTCTCCAAGAGtgagcagcctcctcctcctcgtaGCCTTGATAGCCGTCCTCGCATGGCTGAGCCAAGGGATGGCCCGTTACCTCCTCCTTCAGGAACTGTCCGTGGTCCCTCGCACATGCTTTCATCAGGCAGTAACTATTCTCCTCGGACTCGGGATGATATACCAAGGAGATCTCCAGAGAGGCTTGTGGGTAGTTCCAGGGGCCGATCGCCTCCAAGGAACACTGGAAGTATCAGTGGCACTCCAAGGGCGCTATCACCGCCAAGGAACACCAGAAGCTTCAGTGGTGGTTCTAGGGCTGCTCTATCGCCGCCAAGAAACGCTGGAAGAACAGTTGGCCATCCAAGGGATCTATCAGTATCACCACCTAGAAATGCTGGAAGAATGATTGGCAATCGAAGGGATCTATCAGTATCACCTCTTGGCCATCCAACTCCAAGGGACCTATCATCTCCAAGACATGCTGGAAGAATGATTGGCCATCCAAGGGATCTATCACCGCCAAGAACTGCTGGAAGAATGATTGGCCATCCAAGGGATCTATCAGCATCACCGCCTAGAAATGCTGGAAGAATGATTGCTCGTCCAAGGGATCTATCACCGCCAAGAGATGCTGGAAGAATGATCGCTCGTCCAAGAGATCTATCACCGCCAAGACATGCTGGAAGAATAAGTGGCCATCCAAGGGATCTATCACCACCAGGACATGCTGGAAGAATAAGTGGCCATCCAAGGGATCTATCACCGGCAAGGATCACAAATAGCTTCAGTAGTGGCTATAGGACTATGTCCCCAACTAGAAATGTGGGAAGCAGCTACATGAGCTCTTCTCGGGGGTTTTCCCCTCCTAGGAATCCTGGAAGCTACATGGGTTCTTCAATGGGTTCGCCTCCATCAAGGAACGTAGATGATTTTAATGGACGAAGCAGGATGCTTGATGATGTGAGAGCCTCACCGTATGGATTCAGAGGTGTCCTAAATAGTCAAGCACCAACAAGCGGCCCTACTTTCGCCAGGCCAATGTTACCTCCTCCGGTCCCAAACCCTCATCTGTTACCTCCTTTGAGTCAGCTTCCTCCATTTGGAAGTATTATGCAGAACAGTCCCTTCCCT GTGGAAGAGCCTCTAACAGTAGACAGTTTTCTAGATTCACTTGGACTTGGAAGATACTCCCTTGCCTTTAAGAGAGAGGAA GTGGATATGAACACAATAAAGCAGATGAAAGAAAGTGATCTAAAAGATCTCATCATACCAATG GGGCCAAGGAAGAGGATTCTTCAAGCGATAGCGTGTCTTCCAAGATAA
- the LOC106394758 gene encoding cyclin-D1-1-like isoform X2 → MDLLCGEDSSDVFSGESTADISSEEIDSWPEESIASCLEDEGHFVPGLDYLSRFHSQSLDASAREDSVSWILKVQAYYKFQPLTAYLAVNYMDRFLYARRLPETSGWPMQLLAVACLSLAAKMEEVLVPHLFDFQVEGVKYIFEAKTIQRMELLVLSVLDWRLRSVTPFSFLSFFAYKIDPQGTSLGLFLTHATKIILSNTKEASFLEYRPSSIAAAAILCVANELPSLSSALNPHESPETWCDGLSKEKIVKCYRLMKAMAIENNRRNSPKVIAKLRVSVRAASTLMMPSEEPSFSSSASLSSPCKRRKLSDYSWVGDDNSSSE, encoded by the exons ATGGACTTGTTATGCGGAGAGGATTCGTCCGACGTGTTTTCCGGCGAATCAACGGCTGATATCTCGTCGGAGGAGATTGATTCTTGGCCTGAGGAGTCAATAGCAAGCTGTTTAGAGGACGAGGGACACTTTGTTCCAGGACTTGACTATCTCTCTAGGTTCCACTCTCAATCTCTGGACGCTTCCGCTCGAGAAGACTCTGTCTCATGGATACTAAAG GTACAAGCGTATTACAAGTTTCAGCCTTTAACGGCGTACCTCGCCGTTAACTACATGGATCGGTTTCTCTACGCTCGCCGGTTACCG GAAACGAGTGGTTGGCCAATGCAGCTTTTAGCAGTGGCATGCTTGTCTTTAGCTGCCAAGATGGAGGAAGTTCTCGTTCCTCATCTTTTTGATTTCCAG GTTGAAGGAGTGAAGTATATATTTGAGGCAAAGACGATACAAAGAATGGAACTTCTTGTTCTGAGTGTGTTAGATTGGAGACTAAGATCCGTTACACCCTTCAGCTTCCTCAGCTTCTTTGCTTACAAGATTGATCCTCAGGGAACCTCTCTCGGGCTCTTTCTCACGCATGCAACAAAGATTATACTCTCCAACACTAAAG AAGCGAGCTTTCTTGAGTACAGGCCATCGAGCATAGCTGCAGCTGCGATTCTATGTGTAGCCAACGAGCTACCTTCTTTATCCTCTGCTCTAAATCCCCACGAGAGCCCTGAGACTTGGTGTGACGGATTAAGCAAA gaGAAGATTGTGAAATGCTACAGGCTAATGAAAGCCATGGCGATAGAGAATAACAGGAGAAATTCACCAAAAGTGATAGCAAAGCTCAGAGTGAGCGTAAGAGCAGCATCCACATTGATGATGCCAAGTGAAGAACCCTCTTTCTCATCATCAGCATCCTTATCTTCTCCATGTAAAAGAAGGAAACTAAGTGATTACTCGTGGGTAGGTGATGACAACTCCAGCTCAGAATAA